The Parvibaculaceae bacterium PLY_AMNH_Bact1 genome window below encodes:
- a CDS encoding phosphoglycerate kinase (Derived by automated computational analysis using gene prediction method: Protein Homology.), whose amino-acid sequence MANHKTLDDLFGQGPLTGKHVLVRADLNVPVNEAGDVSDATRLERLLPTLKDLSAKGAKVGILSHFGRPKGERKPEMSLKPIAAALGDLLGAPVTFAEDCIGLAAGDALSALSDGGIVVLENTRFHVGEEKNDKEFAEALAANAEIYVNDAFSTAHRAHGSTEGIAHLLPAYAGRAMEQELDALGKALGEPERPVVAIVGGAKISTKLDLLGNLVAKVDALVIGGGMANTFLAAKGVNVGKSLCEHDLADTAREIMGKAETAGCIIILPTDAVVAGEFKAHAASKTVPINAVPEDQMILDVGTDTLATLAGHFETAKTVVWNGPLGAFEVEPFNVGTDTAARHVAMLTKMGTMVSVAGGGDTVAALNSAGAADDFSYVSTAGGAFLEWLEGKTLPGVAALENG is encoded by the coding sequence ATGGCAAACCACAAGACGCTTGACGATCTATTCGGACAAGGCCCCCTCACAGGCAAACATGTGCTTGTCCGCGCAGACTTGAATGTTCCCGTCAATGAGGCAGGTGACGTAAGCGATGCCACCCGTCTTGAGCGTCTTCTGCCCACTCTGAAAGACTTAAGCGCCAAGGGCGCCAAGGTCGGCATTCTCTCCCACTTCGGACGCCCCAAAGGTGAGCGCAAGCCGGAGATGAGCCTGAAGCCCATCGCAGCTGCTCTTGGCGATCTTCTGGGGGCCCCCGTCACCTTTGCTGAAGACTGTATCGGCCTCGCCGCAGGCGACGCCCTTTCCGCTCTCAGCGACGGCGGGATTGTGGTCCTGGAAAACACCCGCTTCCACGTTGGTGAAGAAAAGAACGACAAGGAATTTGCCGAGGCGCTCGCCGCCAATGCAGAGATTTATGTGAACGATGCTTTCTCCACCGCCCACCGCGCCCACGGGTCAACAGAGGGCATTGCCCATCTGCTCCCAGCCTATGCAGGCCGCGCAATGGAACAAGAGCTCGATGCTCTGGGTAAAGCTCTCGGAGAGCCCGAACGCCCTGTCGTAGCCATTGTGGGTGGTGCCAAAATCTCCACCAAACTTGATCTCCTTGGTAATCTGGTCGCAAAAGTCGACGCCCTGGTGATCGGCGGCGGCATGGCCAATACCTTCCTCGCCGCCAAAGGCGTGAATGTGGGAAAATCGCTTTGTGAGCATGATTTGGCTGACACAGCCCGCGAAATTATGGGGAAAGCTGAGACTGCAGGATGCATCATCATCCTGCCAACCGATGCTGTTGTTGCTGGGGAGTTCAAGGCGCATGCAGCCTCCAAGACAGTGCCGATTAATGCAGTGCCCGAAGATCAAATGATCCTCGACGTCGGCACCGACACCCTGGCAACCCTCGCTGGCCATTTTGAAACCGCCAAGACCGTGGTTTGGAATGGACCGCTGGGCGCGTTTGAAGTCGAGCCATTCAATGTGGGAACAGATACAGCTGCCCGCCACGTGGCCATGCTCACCAAAATGGGGACGATGGTTTCTGTTGCAGGTGGCGGCGATACCGTCGCAGCACTGAATAGCGCGGGCGCTGCCGACGACTTCTCCTATGTCTCAACAGCCGGTGGTGCCTTCCTTGAATGGCTCGAAGGAAAGACCCTCCCCGGTGTCGCAGCCCTCGAAAACGGGTGA
- a CDS encoding flagellar motor protein MotA (Derived by automated computational analysis using gene prediction method: Protein Homology.) has product MDSQDGVTLSRPRPYLTRMLLFLTLVGFLGLILLPQFSEAFMANPGLNGLIVGVLIIGTLYAFRQIMVLGPEIRWVNSFRRSDPGLALPKPPKLLAPMATMFGNRTTHVVLSALSMRSLLDSLASRLEEQREISRYMIGLLIFLGLLGTFWGLLATVSSIAGTLDSLDVDATDSLTVFSTLREGLQEPLRGMGTAFSSSLFGLAGSLILGFLDLQAGQAQNRFYNELEEWLSTVTDIVGTNGDTAPTADPSQTLMALANQIAALTEQMRAEQHLVNGLARNQEAMQPILERLTRVLEQEGR; this is encoded by the coding sequence ATGGACAGTCAGGACGGCGTAACCCTTTCGCGACCCCGCCCTTATCTCACCCGGATGTTGCTCTTTTTAACCCTAGTGGGATTTCTCGGTCTTATTCTGCTACCGCAATTCTCCGAAGCCTTTATGGCCAACCCTGGGCTCAACGGCTTAATCGTCGGCGTGCTTATCATCGGCACCCTCTATGCGTTCCGCCAGATCATGGTTCTCGGTCCTGAAATTCGCTGGGTGAATTCGTTCCGACGGTCTGACCCTGGCCTCGCCTTGCCGAAGCCACCCAAACTTTTGGCGCCCATGGCCACCATGTTCGGCAACCGCACAACCCATGTGGTGCTGAGTGCTCTGTCCATGCGCTCCTTGCTCGACAGCCTTGCCTCGCGACTGGAAGAACAGCGCGAAATTTCCCGCTACATGATTGGGCTTCTGATCTTTTTAGGCCTTCTCGGGACCTTCTGGGGCCTGCTTGCCACGGTCTCCTCCATCGCGGGCACACTCGATAGCCTTGACGTCGATGCGACCGACAGCCTGACGGTCTTCAGCACCCTCAGGGAGGGCCTGCAGGAGCCGCTTCGAGGCATGGGCACGGCCTTCTCGTCCTCCCTGTTCGGCCTCGCAGGCTCCCTGATTCTGGGCTTTCTCGACCTCCAGGCAGGACAGGCACAAAACCGCTTCTACAATGAACTGGAAGAGTGGCTCTCCACCGTGACCGACATTGTCGGCACCAATGGGGACACCGCCCCCACAGCTGATCCCAGCCAGACATTGATGGCGCTGGCCAATCAGATCGCTGCTCTTACAGAGCAGATGCGCGCGGAGCAACACCTGGTCAACGGCCTTGCCCGCAATCAGGAAGCCATGCAGCCTATCCTTGAGCGGTTGACCCGCGTGTTGGAGCAAGAGGGCCGCTAA
- the efp gene encoding elongation factor P (Derived by automated computational analysis using gene prediction method: Protein Homology. GO_component: GO:0005737 - cytoplasm [Evidence IEA]; GO_function: GO:0003746 - translation elongation factor activity [Evidence IEA]; GO_process: GO:0006414 - translational elongation [Evidence IEA]), whose translation MKINGNEIRIGNVIEHKGGLWVAVKTQHVKPGKGGAFAQVELKNLIDNSKLNERFRSAETVEKIRLEQKDYQYLYEVDGMLTFMDTTTYEQIELQTDFVGERAAFLQDGMEVTVESHEGRPLGISLPDHVTLEITDTEPVVKGQTATSSYKPAMMENGVRVMVPPFVNTGDKIVVDTNEVTYVKRAE comes from the coding sequence ATGAAGATCAACGGCAACGAAATTCGCATTGGCAATGTCATCGAGCACAAAGGCGGGCTTTGGGTTGCAGTAAAAACGCAGCACGTGAAGCCTGGTAAAGGCGGTGCGTTTGCCCAGGTTGAGTTGAAGAACCTGATCGACAACTCAAAGCTGAACGAACGCTTCCGGTCAGCCGAAACAGTTGAGAAGATCCGGCTGGAACAAAAAGACTATCAATATCTCTACGAAGTCGACGGCATGCTGACTTTCATGGACACCACGACCTATGAGCAAATCGAACTGCAAACCGACTTTGTTGGGGAGCGCGCGGCCTTCCTGCAGGACGGCATGGAAGTGACCGTCGAGAGCCATGAAGGCAGACCTCTGGGCATCAGCCTACCCGATCACGTGACCCTCGAAATCACAGACACAGAGCCTGTCGTTAAAGGACAGACAGCCACATCATCATACAAACCTGCAATGATGGAAAACGGTGTCCGCGTCATGGTGCCGCCCTTCGTCAACACCGGTGACAAAATTGTTGTCGACACCAATGAAGTCACTTATGTGAAGCGCGCTGAATAG
- a CDS encoding OmpA family protein (Derived by automated computational analysis using gene prediction method: Protein Homology.), translated as MRTAGPTTLIVPALFVALTTVSAHADVEVDLTAIGGRTEADARIAPGKQPVQLRYPGQTPPTRILLTPPASVRQSQELPKVLGPVDATAVEVQPTAATPATPVLSPVPTPITRTAAPAPQSIKPRPVTPVEQTMQAPVASSNTLAPLPSPASTVQSTVPNPPVSAPKSTPAQTIQVPPVQEPPVQIASLPAPQSASHRLRFEGNTPDILGAARDELEMVAVELMRHDDRIEIQAFAGAAGDVSSDARRLSLKRALNVRKFLVERGVLQSRIDVRALGGTRDSGPTDRVDILLSSR; from the coding sequence ATGCGCACCGCAGGCCCAACCACCCTCATTGTTCCAGCTCTTTTCGTTGCGCTGACGACTGTGTCTGCTCATGCAGATGTGGAAGTCGATTTGACAGCCATTGGTGGCCGCACAGAGGCTGACGCACGCATCGCTCCAGGAAAGCAGCCGGTACAGCTTCGCTATCCGGGCCAAACACCGCCAACGCGCATATTGCTCACACCGCCAGCGTCTGTTCGGCAGTCACAGGAACTACCAAAAGTTCTAGGTCCTGTCGACGCAACAGCAGTTGAGGTGCAACCAACAGCGGCCACGCCAGCGACACCGGTCCTCTCACCTGTCCCGACACCAATCACAAGAACCGCCGCGCCGGCACCTCAAAGTATCAAACCCCGTCCCGTGACGCCCGTTGAGCAGACGATGCAAGCACCCGTCGCGTCATCAAACACTTTGGCACCTTTGCCGTCACCTGCCTCGACGGTACAGAGCACGGTACCCAATCCCCCGGTTTCGGCACCAAAATCAACGCCAGCCCAGACAATCCAAGTGCCGCCTGTCCAAGAGCCGCCCGTCCAGATTGCCAGCCTGCCTGCGCCTCAATCAGCAAGCCACCGTCTGCGCTTTGAAGGAAACACACCCGATATTCTGGGCGCTGCCCGTGACGAGTTGGAGATGGTGGCGGTAGAACTGATGCGCCACGATGATCGGATCGAGATCCAGGCCTTTGCTGGCGCGGCGGGAGATGTGAGCTCCGATGCCCGGCGCCTCTCCCTAAAGCGGGCACTCAATGTGCGGAAATTCCTCGTCGAGCGAGGCGTTTTACAAAGTCGGATTGATGTGCGCGCACTTGGTGGCACACGTGACAGCGGGCCGACTGACCGGGTCGATATTCTTTTGAGCAGCCGATAA
- the gap gene encoding type I glyceraldehyde-3-phosphate dehydrogenase (Derived by automated computational analysis using gene prediction method: Protein Homology. GO_process: GO:0006094 - gluconeogenesis [Evidence IEA]; GO_process: GO:0006096 - glycolytic process [Evidence IEA]; GO_process: GO:0019682 - glyceraldehyde-3-phosphate metabolic process [Evidence IEA]), whose translation MATRVAINGFGRIGRLVLRAIAESGRKDLQVVAINDLGSVDDNAHLLKYDSVHGPFPGKVRTTKSSMNVGQGSIKITAERDPSKLPWEKLDVDIALECTGLFASKEKASAHLEAGAKKVLVSAPASNADLTVVYGVNEKKLRKSHKVVSNASCTTNCLAPVAQVLDKLCGIKQGYMTTIHAFTGDQRTVDTLHSDLRRARAASMSMIPTSTGAAKAVGLVLPQLAGKLDGTAIRVPTPNVSMIDLCFDAGRAVTAEEVNKAIVKAADGPLKGVLGYVDEPLVSIDFNHNKNSSTFDLTQTQVMGSRFVRVLSWYDNEWGFANRMGDTAVAMGKLL comes from the coding sequence ATGGCAACACGCGTAGCAATTAATGGGTTTGGTCGGATCGGCCGTTTGGTCCTTCGGGCCATTGCAGAATCTGGCCGCAAGGACCTTCAGGTCGTTGCAATCAACGATTTGGGCAGCGTGGACGACAATGCGCACCTTCTGAAATATGACAGTGTGCACGGCCCCTTCCCTGGCAAAGTCCGCACAACCAAGTCCTCCATGAATGTGGGTCAGGGCTCCATCAAGATCACAGCTGAGCGCGACCCATCGAAACTCCCTTGGGAAAAACTCGACGTTGATATCGCGCTGGAATGCACAGGTCTTTTTGCTTCTAAAGAAAAAGCTTCCGCGCACCTCGAAGCTGGCGCCAAGAAGGTTCTTGTTTCTGCGCCCGCAAGCAATGCAGACCTCACCGTCGTCTACGGCGTGAACGAGAAGAAGCTGCGCAAGAGCCACAAAGTGGTTTCCAACGCATCCTGCACCACCAACTGCCTGGCCCCTGTTGCTCAGGTTCTCGACAAGCTCTGCGGCATCAAGCAGGGCTATATGACAACAATCCACGCTTTCACAGGCGATCAGCGCACAGTGGATACACTGCACTCGGACCTGCGCCGTGCACGTGCTGCGTCCATGTCCATGATCCCCACATCAACGGGTGCTGCCAAAGCCGTTGGCCTGGTTCTGCCACAGCTGGCTGGTAAGCTTGACGGCACAGCGATCCGCGTTCCAACACCAAACGTCTCCATGATCGACCTCTGTTTCGATGCTGGCCGCGCGGTGACAGCGGAAGAAGTGAACAAGGCAATTGTGAAAGCAGCCGATGGCCCCCTGAAAGGCGTGCTCGGCTATGTTGATGAGCCTCTGGTCTCCATCGACTTCAACCACAATAAAAACTCGTCCACATTCGACCTGACACAGACACAGGTCATGGGAAGCCGCTTCGTGCGCGTTCTGTCTTGGTACGACAATGAATGGGGTTTTGCGAACCGCATGGGTGACACAGCCGTTGCCATGGGCAAACTGCTCTAA
- a CDS encoding inositol monophosphatase family protein (Derived by automated computational analysis using gene prediction method: Protein Homology.), with product MSSRHSPTLTVMVQAARKAARTLSRDFGEVENLQVSVKGPGDFVSAADLRAEETLREELTRARPGYGFLLEESGTIEGTDKSHRWIIDPLDGTTNFLHGIPLFAINIALEREGEIIAGLTYNPISDELFWAEKGKGAFVNDKRLRVAARRDLSQAVVCTGIPHIGGKSHAVFSQELATIMPQVAGVRRTGSCAIDMAFVAAGRFDAYWERGLNAWDLAAGIILVREAGGTITDLNNKSDVLGNGSVLATNEALHRPLMSIIKKAGSA from the coding sequence ATGAGCAGCCGCCACTCCCCTACCCTCACCGTCATGGTGCAGGCTGCCCGCAAGGCCGCCCGGACCCTGTCTCGTGATTTTGGAGAGGTTGAGAACCTTCAGGTTTCCGTCAAAGGCCCCGGCGATTTTGTCTCCGCCGCTGATCTTCGCGCAGAAGAAACCTTGCGCGAAGAACTGACCCGCGCCCGGCCGGGATATGGTTTTCTGTTGGAAGAAAGCGGCACCATTGAAGGGACAGACAAGAGCCACCGCTGGATCATTGATCCGCTGGACGGCACCACGAACTTCCTCCATGGCATTCCGCTCTTCGCCATCAACATCGCCCTGGAACGAGAGGGCGAGATCATTGCCGGTCTCACTTATAATCCGATTTCCGATGAGCTTTTCTGGGCAGAAAAGGGCAAAGGCGCGTTCGTCAATGACAAGCGCCTGCGTGTGGCGGCGCGCCGGGACTTGTCCCAAGCAGTTGTCTGCACGGGCATTCCCCATATCGGTGGGAAGTCTCACGCCGTTTTCTCGCAGGAGCTAGCGACAATCATGCCGCAGGTTGCTGGTGTCCGGCGCACAGGATCTTGCGCCATCGATATGGCTTTTGTCGCCGCAGGACGTTTCGATGCCTATTGGGAACGAGGCCTGAACGCCTGGGACCTGGCCGCAGGTATTATTCTCGTCCGCGAAGCTGGTGGCACCATCACCGATCTCAATAACAAGTCAGACGTTCTGGGCAATGGCAGTGTTCTGGCGACAAACGAAGCCCTCCACCGGCCTTTGATGAGCATCATTAAGAAAGCAGGAAGTGCCTGA
- a CDS encoding tetratricopeptide repeat protein (Derived by automated computational analysis using gene prediction method: Protein Homology.): protein MTVSSLLLSVSLAFLPIAPANAQTFEEAAKAYQAGDYVNALAGLREIALGGNPDAQLLLGTMLFNGEGVEADYVEGLRWFKSAADAGNPTAAFALASAYRTGAGTARNDAEARRYFERASSGGLIPAKFELANMLAAGEGGSANSDRAVQLFREAADAGHPGALYSMGAIYAAGELKPQDMSRAASYFRKAAEKGQADAAYNLGLMLVEGTGVEKHPAGAVEFFQFAAAEGLAEAQTALAFLYANGTGVEKSEEKAATWFNEAALRGDTLAQTRLARMYFLGKGVEKDLMASYTWLSIARAGGQDDPELAALLEPEMTPELLAQAEEALKDWEAATRPQ from the coding sequence TTGACCGTTTCTTCCCTTCTGCTGAGCGTGAGCCTGGCCTTCCTTCCCATTGCCCCCGCAAACGCGCAAACCTTTGAGGAAGCCGCAAAGGCCTATCAGGCTGGTGACTACGTAAACGCCCTCGCGGGCTTGAGAGAAATTGCCCTTGGGGGCAATCCAGATGCTCAATTGCTGCTCGGCACCATGCTCTTTAACGGTGAAGGTGTTGAGGCTGACTATGTCGAAGGCCTTCGCTGGTTCAAGTCTGCAGCAGATGCAGGCAACCCAACTGCCGCTTTTGCCCTTGCCTCCGCCTACCGCACGGGGGCTGGTACCGCGCGGAACGATGCGGAAGCCCGGCGCTATTTTGAGCGAGCAAGCTCAGGCGGTCTTATTCCCGCCAAATTCGAACTCGCTAACATGCTCGCTGCCGGTGAGGGTGGAAGCGCCAACTCAGACCGCGCCGTCCAGCTTTTTCGGGAAGCGGCAGACGCGGGCCATCCAGGCGCGCTCTATTCAATGGGCGCCATCTACGCCGCTGGTGAACTCAAACCGCAGGATATGAGCCGCGCAGCCAGCTACTTCCGCAAAGCTGCTGAAAAAGGCCAGGCCGACGCTGCCTACAATTTGGGTCTGATGCTGGTCGAGGGCACGGGTGTTGAAAAACACCCAGCTGGCGCTGTCGAATTCTTCCAGTTCGCAGCAGCCGAAGGGTTAGCAGAAGCACAGACTGCGCTTGCGTTCCTCTATGCAAACGGGACAGGCGTTGAGAAAAGTGAAGAAAAAGCGGCCACCTGGTTCAACGAAGCCGCATTACGCGGAGATACGCTGGCTCAGACACGCCTTGCCCGCATGTACTTCCTCGGTAAAGGCGTCGAGAAGGACCTCATGGCTTCCTATACCTGGCTCAGCATTGCGCGCGCGGGAGGTCAGGATGACCCGGAGCTCGCAGCCCTGCTCGAACCTGAAATGACCCCTGAACTACTCGCCCAAGCAGAAGAAGCCCTAAAAGACTGGGAAGCCGCAACCCGGCCTCAATAG
- the tkt gene encoding transketolase (Derived by automated computational analysis using gene prediction method: Protein Homology. GO_component: GO:0005737 - cytoplasm [Evidence IEA]; GO_function: GO:0004802 - transketolase activity [Evidence IEA]; GO_process: GO:0006098 - pentose-phosphate shunt [Evidence IEA]) — translation MMANAIRALSMDAVEKAKSGHPGMPMGAADMATVLFTKFMKFDPRQPNWPDRDRFVLSAGHGSMLVYSLLYLLGYEDMTLDEIKNFRQMGSKTPGHPEFGHTAGVETTTGPLGQGISTAVGMALAERLQQARFGSDLVDHYTYTIASDGDLMEGISHEAISIAGHLGLSRLIVLYDDNDISIDGPLSLSESGDALKRFEAAGWDAVRIDGHDADAIEKAIAEAQKTDKPSLIACKTTIGFGSPNKGGKSSSHGAALGAEEIELTRKELGWPHEPFDIPSDVLDAWRVAGLKSCKPRKSWEERYEALDAETRAEFDRRLAGDLPAGFEQAINDFKKQLSADKPGWATRKASEETLNVINAVVPETIGGSADLTGSNNTRSKEQVAVTADDFSGSFIHYGIREHGMAAAMNGMALHGGLIPYSGTFLVFTDYCRPSIRLSALMNQRVVYVMTHDSIGLGEDGPTHQPVEHLAALRAMPNLNVFRPADAVETAECWQLSLETKDTPSILALTRQGLPLVRTEHTDKNLCARGAYELSPAKGDAKVTLIATGSEVAIAMDAQKQLQTEGIGARVVSAPCLELFEQQSAEYKKQTLGEGTVRVAIEAAIQQGWDRYIGMDGAFVGMTGFGASAPIDDLYNHFEITAEAAVAAAKERL, via the coding sequence GGTCTACTCTCTGCTCTACCTTCTGGGCTATGAAGACATGACCCTGGATGAGATCAAAAATTTCCGTCAGATGGGGTCCAAGACCCCGGGCCACCCGGAATTCGGTCACACAGCCGGTGTGGAAACCACAACGGGCCCACTCGGCCAGGGCATTTCAACAGCCGTTGGCATGGCGCTCGCTGAACGATTGCAGCAAGCCCGCTTCGGCTCTGATCTTGTCGATCACTACACCTATACCATCGCTTCAGACGGCGACCTTATGGAAGGCATCAGCCACGAAGCAATCTCCATTGCAGGGCACCTGGGTCTCTCGCGCCTGATCGTCCTCTACGATGACAATGACATCTCCATTGATGGGCCCCTCAGCCTGTCTGAATCAGGCGATGCATTGAAACGCTTCGAAGCTGCTGGCTGGGATGCCGTCCGCATTGACGGCCATGATGCAGACGCCATCGAAAAAGCCATTGCCGAAGCACAGAAAACAGACAAACCAAGCCTGATCGCTTGTAAGACGACGATTGGTTTTGGCTCACCCAACAAGGGCGGCAAGTCTTCGTCTCATGGTGCGGCTCTCGGCGCTGAAGAGATTGAACTCACCAGAAAAGAGCTCGGCTGGCCTCATGAACCGTTCGACATTCCATCCGACGTCCTGGACGCCTGGCGCGTCGCTGGTCTGAAGAGCTGCAAGCCGCGCAAGTCCTGGGAAGAACGCTACGAGGCGCTGGACGCAGAAACCCGTGCTGAATTCGACCGCCGTCTCGCGGGCGACCTGCCAGCAGGCTTCGAACAAGCCATCAATGACTTCAAGAAGCAGCTGAGTGCCGACAAGCCAGGCTGGGCGACCCGCAAAGCGTCAGAGGAAACACTGAACGTCATCAATGCCGTCGTGCCGGAAACCATTGGCGGATCCGCTGACCTGACCGGCTCAAACAACACCCGCTCCAAAGAACAGGTAGCAGTGACCGCTGACGATTTTAGCGGCAGTTTCATCCATTACGGCATCCGCGAACACGGCATGGCCGCCGCCATGAACGGCATGGCACTTCATGGGGGGCTGATTCCCTACTCAGGCACATTTCTGGTCTTCACAGATTATTGCCGCCCATCAATCCGGCTTTCAGCGCTGATGAACCAGCGGGTTGTCTATGTGATGACCCATGACAGCATCGGCCTTGGCGAAGATGGCCCGACACACCAGCCCGTTGAACATCTGGCAGCGCTCCGCGCCATGCCAAACCTAAACGTGTTCCGCCCGGCAGATGCGGTGGAAACAGCTGAATGCTGGCAGCTTTCGCTCGAAACAAAAGATACACCGAGCATTCTTGCGCTCACCCGTCAGGGTCTTCCACTCGTTCGCACGGAACACACCGATAAAAATCTCTGTGCTCGCGGTGCTTATGAGCTGAGCCCTGCCAAGGGCGACGCGAAAGTCACTTTGATTGCAACCGGGTCAGAAGTTGCCATAGCGATGGATGCACAGAAGCAACTTCAGACCGAGGGCATTGGCGCGCGCGTCGTTTCAGCGCCTTGCCTGGAGCTCTTCGAGCAGCAGTCAGCGGAGTACAAGAAGCAAACTCTCGGCGAAGGCACAGTACGCGTCGCCATTGAGGCCGCAATCCAGCAGGGTTGGGACCGATATATCGGGATGGATGGTGCCTTTGTCGGCATGACAGGGTTCGGCGCCAGTGCCCCCATCGACGATCTGTACAATCACTTTGAAATCACAGCAGAAGCGGCAGTGGCGGCCGCAAAAGAACGGCTCTAA
- the thiE gene encoding thiamine phosphate synthase (Derived by automated computational analysis using gene prediction method: Protein Homology. GO_function: GO:0004789 - thiamine-phosphate diphosphorylase activity [Evidence IEA]; GO_process: GO:0009228 - thiamine biosynthetic process [Evidence IEA]) → MTEQTPPDCRLYLITPPRLEPEGFAETLKAALGAGDVACVQLRLKQEDGETTAEAETIRRATEILLPITQAAGAAFLINDRADLAAELGADGVHVGQNDTPYEEARKLVGPDHIVGVTCHATRHLAMVAGEAGADYVAFGAFHKTDTKAAISKAEPEILTWWSSLFEVPCVAIGGITIENAAPLVTAGADFLAISAGVWSHSHGPAAAVAEFNRIISEAEQSRSA, encoded by the coding sequence ATGACCGAGCAAACACCACCTGACTGTCGCCTCTATCTCATCACGCCACCGCGTCTTGAGCCGGAAGGTTTTGCCGAAACGCTGAAAGCGGCCTTGGGTGCAGGCGATGTCGCTTGCGTGCAGCTCCGCCTGAAGCAGGAAGACGGCGAGACCACCGCGGAGGCGGAAACCATCCGGCGTGCCACAGAGATCCTCCTGCCCATCACTCAAGCCGCCGGTGCCGCCTTTCTGATCAATGACCGCGCGGACCTCGCAGCGGAACTCGGCGCGGACGGTGTTCATGTCGGTCAAAACGACACGCCTTATGAGGAAGCCCGAAAACTCGTCGGGCCGGACCACATTGTCGGTGTCACCTGCCACGCCACGCGCCATCTGGCCATGGTTGCAGGCGAAGCAGGCGCGGATTACGTGGCCTTTGGCGCCTTTCATAAAACCGACACAAAGGCGGCTATAAGTAAGGCCGAACCTGAGATCCTGACTTGGTGGTCGTCACTGTTTGAAGTTCCTTGCGTCGCCATTGGCGGGATTACAATTGAGAACGCTGCACCACTGGTGACAGCAGGCGCTGATTTTCTGGCGATTTCTGCTGGAGTTTGGAGCCATTCCCACGGACCTGCGGCAGCCGTGGCGGAGTTCAACCGCATCATAAGCGAGGCTGAACAGTCTCGATCTGCCTAA